In the genome of Natronorubrum sediminis, one region contains:
- a CDS encoding alcohol dehydrogenase catalytic domain-containing protein has translation MRVAALTSTELPPELEVQERSTPEPNAGEAVVRVEAAALNHRDLWKLEDDDRLDESDLPFVPGGDLAGVVEATGADISSVNAGDRVVLCPLETCGVCRACRNGPENRCENYNSFDGAFAEQVVVDATRLVSLPDSVGFVEAAALPIAYTTAYRMLQRGDTSAGDRVFVPGATGGVGVAAIQLATVLGAETIGTSTDEDKLAAVDALGLDHAIHTGDPEEMRKRVGAIGDVDVTIDHLGGPYTRVGVDLLGTNGAHVICGRTAGQHPSFDARDLYFGHKRILGSTLGTQADLAQLVEFVADGRLDPVVADEFALGETEAMLSAMRDRDMVGKLVLRPQQ, from the coding sequence ATGCGCGTCGCTGCACTCACGAGCACCGAACTGCCGCCCGAACTCGAAGTACAGGAACGGTCCACACCGGAGCCGAACGCGGGCGAGGCGGTCGTCCGCGTCGAAGCCGCCGCGCTCAACCACCGAGACCTCTGGAAACTCGAGGACGACGACCGACTCGACGAGTCCGACCTCCCGTTCGTTCCGGGCGGCGATCTGGCGGGCGTCGTCGAAGCGACGGGAGCCGACATCTCGAGCGTGAACGCCGGAGACCGAGTCGTCCTCTGTCCGCTCGAGACCTGTGGCGTTTGTCGGGCTTGCCGAAACGGCCCAGAGAACAGGTGCGAGAACTACAACAGTTTCGACGGCGCGTTCGCCGAGCAGGTAGTGGTCGATGCGACGCGACTCGTCTCCCTCCCCGACTCGGTCGGATTCGTCGAGGCCGCGGCGCTGCCAATTGCGTACACGACCGCCTACCGAATGCTACAGCGAGGCGACACCAGTGCTGGTGATCGCGTCTTCGTGCCGGGTGCGACCGGCGGCGTCGGCGTCGCGGCGATTCAACTCGCGACCGTCCTGGGTGCGGAGACGATCGGCACGTCGACCGACGAGGACAAACTCGCGGCCGTCGACGCGCTCGGCCTCGATCACGCGATCCACACCGGCGACCCCGAGGAGATGCGCAAGCGGGTCGGGGCGATCGGCGACGTCGACGTCACTATCGACCACCTCGGCGGGCCCTACACCCGCGTCGGGGTCGATCTCCTAGGGACCAACGGGGCACACGTTATCTGCGGTCGAACCGCGGGCCAGCACCCGTCGTTCGACGCTCGAGACCTCTACTTCGGGCACAAACGCATTCTCGGCAGCACGCTCGGTACGCAGGCCGACCTCGCCCAACTCGTCGAATTCGTCGCCGACGGTCGACTGGACCCGGTCGTCGCCGACGAGTTTGCCCTGGGCGAGACGGAAGCGATGCTCTCGGCAATGCGCGATCGTGATATGGTCGGAAAACTCGTGCTTCGCCCCCAGCAGTAA
- a CDS encoding aminotransferase family protein, whose amino-acid sequence MTDSTRSTDEDGRTDVEALDKEYVFGTWSYQNEVDPTEVVGGDGVRFTDAHGTEYLDLSGQLMCSNLGHSADAVADAMAEQAQKGAYFAPGFATEARARLGEKLAEVTPGNLSKTFFSTSGTEAVEAAIKIARMYTGKQKIISRYRSYHGATAGSISVTGDPRRLKAEPGIPGTIKAPDPYAYGSTLDPMESLDYIEEMLMLEGDTVAAVLVEPIVGSNGILVPPEEYLPRLKEIAHEHGALLICDEVMAGFGRTGEWFGCDVFDVTPDIMTMAKGLSGAYAPLGATIVTDEIADHFEDEMFCHGHTYAGHPVACAAGLAAVESYQEQNLIEHASDVGAYLGDRLEELAESHPSVGDTRGVGLFRGIELTKSEDERVPFGERSDKISTGSTVVDEVADAAAADGVYVANMINTLIIAPPLPITESDVDDAIDVLDDALEVSDAAMD is encoded by the coding sequence ATGACAGACTCGACTCGATCGACGGACGAAGACGGTCGCACCGACGTCGAAGCACTCGACAAGGAGTACGTCTTCGGCACGTGGTCCTACCAGAACGAAGTCGATCCGACGGAGGTCGTCGGCGGCGACGGCGTCCGATTCACCGACGCACACGGCACCGAGTACCTCGACCTCTCCGGACAGCTCATGTGTTCGAACCTCGGCCACTCGGCCGACGCCGTCGCCGACGCGATGGCAGAACAGGCCCAGAAGGGGGCGTATTTCGCACCAGGCTTCGCGACCGAGGCTCGAGCGCGCCTCGGCGAGAAACTCGCCGAAGTCACCCCCGGAAACCTCTCGAAGACGTTCTTCTCGACGAGCGGAACGGAGGCCGTCGAGGCGGCCATCAAGATCGCTCGCATGTACACGGGCAAGCAGAAGATCATCTCTCGCTATCGCTCCTACCACGGCGCGACCGCCGGCTCGATCAGCGTCACCGGCGACCCGCGACGCCTGAAGGCCGAACCCGGCATCCCGGGTACGATCAAGGCTCCTGACCCCTACGCCTACGGCTCGACGCTCGATCCCATGGAGAGTCTCGACTACATTGAAGAGATGCTCATGCTCGAGGGCGATACGGTGGCCGCCGTCCTCGTCGAGCCGATCGTCGGCTCGAACGGCATCCTCGTCCCGCCCGAGGAGTACCTGCCGCGGCTCAAGGAGATCGCTCACGAGCACGGCGCGCTCTTGATCTGTGACGAGGTCATGGCCGGCTTCGGGCGCACCGGCGAGTGGTTCGGCTGTGACGTCTTCGACGTGACGCCGGACATTATGACGATGGCGAAGGGTCTCTCCGGTGCGTACGCGCCACTGGGCGCGACGATCGTCACCGACGAAATCGCCGACCACTTCGAAGACGAGATGTTCTGTCACGGCCACACGTACGCGGGCCACCCCGTCGCCTGTGCCGCCGGCCTCGCCGCCGTCGAATCCTACCAGGAACAGAACCTGATCGAACACGCGAGCGATGTCGGCGCGTACCTCGGCGACCGACTCGAGGAACTCGCCGAGTCCCACCCGAGCGTGGGCGACACCCGTGGTGTCGGCCTCTTCCGGGGCATCGAGTTGACGAAGAGCGAGGACGAACGCGTCCCATTCGGCGAACGCTCGGACAAGATCTCGACGGGTTCGACCGTGGTGGACGAGGTCGCCGACGCGGCCGCCGCAGACGGCGTCTACGTCGCGAACATGATCAACACGTTGATCATCGCGCCGCCGCTGCCGATCACCGAATCCGACGTCGACGACGCGATCGACGTCCTCGACGACGCGCTCGAGGTCTCCGACGCGGCGATGGACTGA
- a CDS encoding D-2-hydroxyacid dehydrogenase, which translates to MDPIVVLHTTAHGIPAEECSDRLRDRLPDADVRQASSRREERELVRDAAVVVGRDLRPELLEAAENLQLFACSSAGVGHLDLEAFRERGIAVTNASGVHGPNIAEHVIGWILMITRRLDEGMRRQERREWRHFQAMSDFHDSRVCVVGLGAIGQAILERLEGFGVETVGVRYSPEKGGPADEVYGFEEIEEALVDVDYLVLACPLTDETRGLIGAAELETLPPHAVLVNVGRGPLVDTDELLSALRNEGLHAAALDVTDPEPLPEDHPLWGLGNVYITPHNSGYTPAYWDRVADILVENLERIDEEGPDADLENQVA; encoded by the coding sequence ATGGATCCCATCGTCGTGCTCCACACGACAGCACACGGCATTCCGGCCGAGGAGTGTAGCGACCGCCTTCGCGACCGACTGCCAGACGCCGACGTTCGACAGGCGTCCTCGAGACGCGAGGAACGCGAACTCGTTCGCGACGCCGCCGTCGTCGTCGGTCGCGACCTCCGCCCGGAGTTGCTCGAGGCCGCGGAAAACCTCCAACTCTTCGCGTGCTCGTCGGCCGGCGTCGGCCACCTCGACCTCGAGGCGTTCCGCGAGCGGGGAATTGCCGTCACGAACGCGTCGGGCGTCCACGGCCCCAACATCGCCGAGCACGTGATCGGCTGGATACTCATGATCACGCGGCGACTCGACGAGGGGATGCGCCGCCAGGAGCGCCGCGAGTGGCGTCACTTTCAGGCGATGAGCGACTTTCACGACTCGCGCGTCTGCGTGGTCGGCCTCGGCGCGATCGGGCAGGCGATCCTCGAGCGCCTCGAGGGCTTCGGCGTCGAGACGGTCGGCGTTCGATACTCGCCCGAGAAAGGCGGCCCGGCGGACGAGGTCTACGGCTTCGAGGAGATCGAGGAAGCGCTGGTCGACGTCGACTATCTCGTGCTCGCCTGTCCGTTGACCGACGAGACGCGCGGGTTGATCGGCGCCGCCGAGTTGGAAACGCTGCCACCCCACGCCGTCCTCGTGAACGTCGGCCGCGGCCCGCTGGTCGACACCGACGAACTGCTGTCGGCGCTTCGTAACGAGGGTCTCCACGCCGCCGCACTCGACGTGACCGACCCCGAACCGCTCCCCGAAGACCACCCGTTGTGGGGTCTCGGCAACGTCTACATCACGCCGCACAACTCCGGCTACACGCCGGCGTACTGGGATCGCGTCGCGGACATCCTCGTCGAAAACCTCGAGCGAATCGACGAGGAGGGGCCGGACGCCGACCTCGAGAATCAGGTCGCCTGA
- a CDS encoding methyltransferase family protein has protein sequence MTSFRTAAKTVLFTILVPGTVAVAVPQLLTRWRPHPKLPIDSSVADAVGALSLVSGILLYLHTAHEFLAEGDGTPSPSDEPDELVTSGVYARTRNPMYVGVLLVIVGQALRRRSVSICWWAAGCWIGFHNRVIRYEEPHLAEKHGDAYEQYREQVPRWFSRQ, from the coding sequence ATGACATCCTTTCGCACGGCAGCGAAAACAGTACTGTTCACGATCCTCGTTCCCGGAACGGTCGCCGTCGCGGTTCCACAACTCCTCACGAGGTGGCGACCGCACCCGAAACTGCCGATAGACTCGAGCGTCGCCGACGCGGTCGGAGCGCTTTCGCTCGTCTCGGGGATCCTGTTGTACCTGCACACAGCCCACGAGTTCCTCGCGGAGGGGGACGGAACGCCGTCGCCGAGTGACGAACCCGACGAGTTGGTTACGAGCGGCGTCTACGCTCGAACGCGGAATCCGATGTACGTCGGCGTCCTCCTCGTGATCGTCGGGCAAGCGCTTCGACGGCGATCCGTCTCGATCTGCTGGTGGGCCGCCGGCTGCTGGATCGGGTTCCACAACAGAGTCATCCGGTACGAGGAGCCACACCTGGCCGAGAAACACGGCGACGCGTACGAGCAGTATCGAGAACAGGTCCCACGGTGGTTTTCGCGTCAGTAA
- a CDS encoding VOC family protein, which translates to MDVLHTAVWIDDVDSVMEFYCEGLDLEQTRDFVGNDGVTNYYVQGEGESEIQFKHDADRDLALEPSGIDHIAIGVDDVESTLEQLVEGYGSEVVDGPRRIERSNLLIAFVTDPSGYVVELIESLDE; encoded by the coding sequence ATGGACGTGTTACACACTGCCGTGTGGATCGACGACGTGGACTCGGTGATGGAGTTTTACTGCGAGGGCCTCGACCTCGAGCAGACGCGCGATTTCGTCGGCAACGACGGCGTGACGAACTACTACGTACAGGGAGAAGGCGAGAGCGAGATCCAGTTCAAACACGACGCCGACCGCGATCTCGCCCTCGAGCCCTCGGGGATCGACCACATCGCGATCGGCGTCGACGACGTCGAATCGACGCTCGAGCAACTCGTCGAGGGCTACGGCAGCGAGGTGGTTGACGGCCCGCGACGGATCGAACGCTCGAATTTGCTGATCGCGTTCGTGACCGATCCGTCGGGCTACGTCGTCGAGTTGATCGAATCGTTGGACGAGTGA
- a CDS encoding RidA family protein, with amino-acid sequence MHMRKTIIDPDAGNELLTDSDAVSETAYSRGVAVEFDGYTRVFLSGVTPVETASDSIEAQTREVLETIQALLEQQGGEMTDAVRIRVFVQDVMEAEFETIHAVRGEFFEREHLPASSLLEIGSIVRGNIEIEIEAVIPNSEWTVDHAPSPLS; translated from the coding sequence ATGCACATGCGAAAGACGATCATCGACCCGGACGCCGGAAACGAACTATTGACAGACTCAGACGCCGTCAGCGAAACTGCATACTCGAGGGGCGTCGCGGTCGAATTCGACGGCTACACGCGCGTGTTCCTGTCGGGCGTGACGCCCGTCGAGACGGCGAGCGACTCGATCGAAGCCCAGACCAGAGAGGTTCTCGAGACGATTCAGGCGTTGCTCGAACAACAAGGCGGCGAGATGACCGACGCGGTCCGAATTCGGGTGTTCGTCCAGGACGTGATGGAAGCGGAGTTCGAGACGATCCACGCGGTTCGCGGCGAGTTCTTCGAGCGCGAGCACCTCCCGGCGAGTTCGCTCCTCGAGATCGGCTCGATCGTCCGCGGCAACATCGAAATCGAGATCGAGGCCGTGATCCCGAACTCGGAGTGGACGGTCGACCACGCGCCGTCTCCGCTCTCCTGA
- a CDS encoding MFS transporter: protein MRRWRYRNTVLALCTLAFFVTMFARVAISPVVPQIIAAFEVSNTAIGAALTGMWVAYGLVQFPSGVVGDRFGERVVILTALGGTAVACLLIAGAPVFVVFVAATVVLGAFAGLHYSVATTLLSRIHDNVGTAVGIHNSGATIAGLVAPGIVTWLTVAFGWRVALASTAVVATAAFVLFYVLVDPTEPQRPSISMREQFDFHALAEVLSRPAITFMVLVAIVGEFVWQGAASFLPVFLIEHREYSSSLAAVGFSAYFVSQGFAQVGVGWVSDRFGRDLATAGCFLLGAIGLALLVAGPGLTAAALGILLLGVGMSFEAPLLPRILSRLSEAERGTGFGLIRTVYVLTASVGSLVVGFTADVFGWGVSFGLLAVLLTLVFVSFVLTWVFSIDV from the coding sequence ATGAGGCGCTGGCGCTATCGGAACACGGTCCTCGCTCTCTGTACGCTCGCGTTCTTCGTGACGATGTTCGCTCGGGTCGCGATCAGCCCGGTCGTCCCGCAGATCATCGCGGCGTTCGAGGTCTCGAACACGGCGATCGGAGCCGCGCTGACGGGCATGTGGGTCGCGTACGGCTTGGTCCAGTTTCCGAGTGGCGTCGTCGGCGACCGCTTCGGCGAGCGCGTCGTCATCCTGACGGCGCTCGGCGGGACCGCCGTCGCGTGTTTGCTCATCGCCGGCGCACCCGTTTTCGTCGTATTCGTGGCCGCGACGGTCGTCCTCGGCGCGTTCGCCGGACTCCACTACAGCGTCGCGACGACGCTCCTCTCGCGCATTCACGACAACGTCGGGACGGCCGTCGGCATCCACAACTCCGGTGCGACGATCGCCGGATTGGTCGCGCCCGGAATCGTTACGTGGCTCACCGTCGCCTTCGGCTGGCGAGTCGCACTCGCCTCCACGGCGGTTGTCGCCACCGCAGCGTTCGTCCTCTTTTACGTACTCGTCGACCCGACCGAACCTCAGCGACCGTCGATTTCGATGCGCGAGCAGTTCGACTTTCACGCACTCGCCGAGGTGCTCTCGCGCCCGGCGATCACGTTCATGGTCCTCGTCGCCATCGTCGGTGAGTTCGTCTGGCAGGGAGCCGCGTCGTTCCTACCGGTGTTTCTCATCGAGCACCGAGAGTACTCCTCCTCGCTCGCAGCAGTCGGCTTCTCGGCGTACTTCGTCTCCCAGGGGTTCGCACAGGTCGGCGTCGGCTGGGTCTCCGATCGCTTCGGTCGCGACCTCGCGACTGCCGGGTGTTTCCTGCTCGGTGCGATCGGCCTCGCGCTCCTCGTCGCTGGTCCCGGGCTCACCGCGGCGGCGTTAGGGATACTGCTCTTAGGCGTCGGCATGAGTTTCGAGGCCCCGCTCTTGCCGCGAATTCTCTCGAGGTTATCCGAGGCCGAACGGGGAACGGGCTTTGGACTCATCCGAACGGTGTACGTGCTCACCGCCTCCGTCGGCTCGCTCGTCGTCGGGTTCACCGCCGACGTGTTCGGCTGGGGCGTCTCGTTTGGCCTCCTCGCCGTGTTGCTGACGCTCGTCTTCGTGTCGTTCGTTCTCACCTGGGTGTTTTCGATCGACGTCTGA
- the solA gene encoding N-methyl-L-tryptophan oxidase: protein MTRGSYDAIVLGVGGMGSGAVYHLAKRGVDVLGIERYDVPHSHGSSHGDTRIFRLTQPEHPSYVPLAERAQTLWRELEAESGADLLTQTGSIHAGPAGGLHVADAVNSCETHDLPHEVLSGDAINQRFPGYKLPDDHRGVYQPDGGFLACERAISTHVRLAHEHGATVRARERVLEWKPRESGVEVRTDRGTYEADHLVVAAGAWAANQLPVLEDALSPQRRVMCWLQPETPAQFAPDSFPVFSVDVPEGKFYGFPVADRPGFKFGRTPAQPESIDPDDWADEPTLEDEQRLRKLSANRFPNGDGPTLRLATCIVTRSLDGHFYLDTHPEYPQVSIAAGFTGHGFKFTSVVGEVLADFVTDGETDQPIDVHRLGTRLA from the coding sequence ATGACTCGAGGGTCCTACGACGCGATCGTACTCGGCGTCGGCGGAATGGGCAGTGGCGCCGTCTATCACCTGGCCAAACGCGGCGTCGACGTGCTCGGCATCGAACGCTACGACGTTCCACACAGTCACGGATCGTCCCACGGCGACACTCGAATATTTCGGCTCACACAGCCCGAACATCCGTCGTACGTCCCGCTGGCAGAACGCGCGCAGACACTCTGGCGGGAGCTCGAGGCGGAGTCCGGAGCCGACCTCCTGACCCAGACGGGTTCGATTCACGCCGGTCCCGCCGGCGGCTTACACGTCGCAGACGCCGTCAATTCCTGTGAGACACACGACCTCCCCCACGAGGTGCTCTCGGGGGACGCCATAAACCAGCGCTTCCCCGGGTACAAGCTTCCCGACGACCACCGGGGCGTCTACCAGCCTGACGGCGGATTTCTGGCGTGCGAACGGGCGATTTCGACGCACGTTCGCCTCGCTCACGAACACGGCGCGACCGTCCGGGCTCGAGAGCGGGTCCTCGAGTGGAAGCCTCGCGAATCGGGCGTCGAGGTGCGGACGGATCGAGGAACCTACGAAGCAGACCACCTCGTCGTCGCCGCCGGCGCGTGGGCCGCGAATCAGCTCCCGGTGCTCGAGGACGCGCTCTCACCTCAGCGGCGGGTGATGTGCTGGCTCCAGCCGGAAACGCCGGCGCAGTTCGCCCCCGACTCCTTCCCGGTGTTCAGCGTCGACGTGCCCGAAGGGAAGTTCTACGGCTTTCCCGTGGCCGACCGGCCGGGATTCAAGTTCGGGCGCACCCCCGCCCAGCCCGAATCGATCGACCCCGACGACTGGGCCGACGAGCCGACGCTCGAGGACGAGCAGCGACTCAGGAAGTTGTCCGCGAATCGCTTCCCGAACGGGGACGGGCCGACGCTGCGTCTCGCAACCTGCATCGTCACTCGCTCGCTCGACGGTCACTTCTACCTCGACACGCACCCGGAGTACCCGCAGGTCTCGATCGCCGCCGGATTCACCGGTCACGGGTTCAAGTTCACCAGCGTCGTCGGCGAGGTGCTGGCCGACTTTGTGACCGACGGGGAGACCGACCAGCCGATCGACGTACACCGATTGGGAACCCGACTGGCGTGA
- a CDS encoding Lrp/AsnC family transcriptional regulator, translating into MNPDLDETDLKILEAVEDDYERSLEELAEELDISKSTIHYRLNKLKENDVISTPSVSIDPNALGLNMLLITEVSVSHERGYADDIGDQLADIDGIVDVYYTMGDVDFVILARVQDRDQMNTLIDDVIAIEGVNETSSRFVMQEVETNADLMGTMSEEMRENVLDAE; encoded by the coding sequence ATGAATCCCGATCTCGACGAAACCGATCTCAAAATCCTCGAGGCCGTCGAGGACGACTACGAGCGAAGCCTCGAGGAACTCGCGGAAGAGCTCGATATCTCGAAATCGACGATCCACTATCGGCTCAACAAACTCAAAGAGAACGACGTGATCTCGACGCCCTCCGTCTCGATCGATCCGAACGCGCTCGGATTGAACATGTTGCTCATCACCGAAGTTTCAGTCTCTCACGAGCGGGGCTACGCGGACGATATCGGCGACCAACTCGCCGATATCGACGGCATCGTCGACGTCTACTACACGATGGGCGACGTCGACTTCGTCATCCTCGCTCGCGTCCAGGATCGCGACCAGATGAACACGCTCATCGACGACGTGATCGCGATCGAGGGCGTCAACGAAACGTCGTCACGGTTCGTCATGCAGGAAGTCGAAACCAACGCCGATCTCATGGGGACGATGTCCGAGGAGATGCGCGAGAACGTCCTCGACGCCGAGTAA
- a CDS encoding CoA-acylating methylmalonate-semialdehyde dehydrogenase: MVDLREPDGTEAVENYVDGAWQTPTGDDEQALSNPATTEPLGSVTFSSESDIDEAVRAGNEAFEEWSQAPVEERIQPLFKLKTLLEEHQDELAEILVQDHGKTLAEARGELRRGIENVEVACGIPSMMQSGSLLNAAPEIDESAVRKPLGVFAAITPFNFPGMIPLWFLPYAVATGNSFILKPSEQNPLVATRLFELIDEAGFPDGVVQLVNGGVDTVNGLIDHEGVEGISFVGSTPVAKLIYERAAANGKRVQAQGGAKNHIIVTETADLEFAAEKTVSSACACAGERCLANDIVLVEDGVYEEFTDLVVEETASQVVGNGLNEETDIGALISEEHEQRVRDYIDTGVEEGATVLLDGRDTEIDGHEDGNFLAPTVFGDVSEEMTISQEEIFGPVLGLASVDSVDDAIERMNRSRFGNAASLFTGSGADARKFRHEGEIGNLGVNVGTSAPMAFFHFGGWKDSFFGDLHAQGEDMIHFYTDKAVYIERWPDA, encoded by the coding sequence ATGGTCGACTTGCGCGAACCCGACGGCACCGAGGCGGTCGAAAACTACGTTGACGGGGCGTGGCAGACGCCAACCGGCGACGACGAACAGGCGCTTTCGAACCCGGCGACGACGGAGCCACTCGGCTCGGTCACGTTCAGTTCCGAATCGGACATCGACGAGGCAGTCCGAGCCGGCAACGAGGCATTCGAAGAGTGGTCCCAGGCACCCGTCGAAGAGCGAATTCAGCCGCTATTCAAGCTCAAGACGCTGCTCGAGGAACACCAGGACGAACTCGCAGAAATTCTCGTCCAAGATCACGGAAAGACGCTCGCGGAGGCCCGCGGCGAACTCCGACGCGGGATCGAGAACGTCGAGGTCGCCTGTGGCATTCCCTCGATGATGCAGTCGGGGTCGCTGCTCAACGCTGCCCCAGAGATCGACGAGAGCGCGGTTCGCAAGCCACTGGGCGTCTTCGCCGCGATCACGCCGTTTAACTTCCCGGGAATGATCCCCCTGTGGTTCCTTCCCTACGCGGTCGCGACCGGAAACAGCTTCATTCTCAAGCCCAGCGAGCAGAACCCACTCGTCGCGACCCGGCTGTTCGAACTGATCGACGAGGCGGGCTTCCCAGACGGCGTCGTCCAACTGGTCAACGGCGGCGTTGACACGGTCAACGGCCTCATCGACCACGAGGGCGTCGAGGGCATCTCGTTCGTCGGCTCGACGCCGGTCGCGAAGCTCATCTACGAGCGCGCGGCGGCGAACGGCAAACGCGTGCAGGCCCAGGGTGGCGCGAAGAACCACATCATCGTCACCGAGACGGCTGATCTCGAGTTCGCCGCGGAGAAGACGGTCTCCTCGGCGTGTGCCTGTGCGGGCGAGCGCTGTCTCGCGAACGACATCGTCCTGGTCGAAGACGGCGTCTACGAGGAGTTCACCGACCTGGTCGTCGAAGAGACGGCCTCGCAGGTCGTCGGCAACGGTCTCAACGAGGAGACCGACATTGGCGCGCTCATCAGCGAGGAACACGAACAGCGCGTTCGAGACTACATCGACACCGGCGTCGAAGAGGGTGCAACGGTACTGCTCGACGGCCGCGATACAGAGATCGACGGTCACGAGGACGGAAACTTCCTCGCACCGACGGTGTTCGGCGACGTCAGCGAAGAGATGACCATCTCTCAAGAGGAGATCTTCGGCCCGGTCCTCGGGCTGGCCTCGGTCGACTCGGTTGACGACGCGATCGAGCGGATGAACCGCAGTCGGTTCGGCAACGCGGCGAGTCTGTTCACCGGAAGCGGTGCGGACGCCCGCAAGTTCCGACACGAGGGTGAGATCGGTAACCTCGGCGTCAACGTCGGCACCTCAGCGCCGATGGCGTTCTTCCACTTCGGCGGCTGGAAGGACTCGTTCTTCGGCGACCTGCACGCTCAGGGCGAGGACATGATCCACTTCTACACCGACAAGGCGGTCTATATCGAGCGCTGGCCGGACGCCTAA
- a CDS encoding VOC family protein: protein MAAIGFTHVTVYGDDLEALVDFYTDVFDMERIQAPNLGAPVRWLRFGDRQLHLVRRETDAPTYHHFALAVDDFEAVFDAAEERACFDDALAPDGGYPLYRLPDGTVQLYLRDPAGNLLEVDRPDTSALPARIDAYVTDRSDTHEQSPEQADATLFLDPELFARADSEGSADSVADGSSGDRR from the coding sequence ATGGCCGCGATTGGATTCACGCACGTGACCGTCTACGGGGACGACCTCGAGGCGCTGGTTGACTTCTACACCGACGTGTTCGACATGGAACGAATTCAGGCACCGAACCTCGGTGCCCCCGTCAGGTGGCTGCGATTCGGCGACAGACAACTACATCTCGTCAGACGCGAGACGGACGCCCCGACGTACCACCACTTCGCGCTCGCCGTCGACGACTTCGAGGCGGTGTTCGACGCCGCCGAGGAGCGAGCGTGTTTCGACGACGCGCTCGCACCCGACGGCGGCTATCCGCTCTACCGGTTGCCCGACGGCACCGTCCAGTTGTACCTCCGCGACCCGGCCGGAAACTTACTCGAGGTCGATCGTCCCGACACCTCGGCGCTCCCGGCCCGAATCGACGCCTACGTCACCGACCGAAGCGACACCCACGAGCAGTCGCCCGAACAGGCGGACGCGACGCTCTTTCTCGATCCGGAGTTGTTCGCTCGAGCGGACAGCGAGGGGTCGGCTGATTCGGTTGCCGACGGCTCGAGTGGGGATCGACGCTAA